The Flavobacterium sp. M31R6 nucleotide sequence TTCTCCATTGGAAGCTTTGACCAATTTGACTAAATTAGATTTGTATGATAATCAAATAATTGATGTTAGCCCGTTGAAAGCTTTGACCAATTTGACTGAATTAAATTTAAGTAATAATAAAATAGTTGATGTTTCACCACTGAAATCTTTGACCAATTTAACTCGGTTAAGATTGGAATGTAAACAAATAATTGATCTTACACCATTGAAAGCTTTGACCAATTTGATTATGATACATTTAAATGATAATCAAATTAATGATACTTCACAATTAAGAGAATTGACTAAAATTACTGGTTTAAAAATATACTACTCCAATATTGGAAATTAGTATGTCAAAAGCAGTATTTTTTAGCTAATTTTTTATTTTATTGGAAAAAATATTTTTATGGCTGTACTTAGAATAGACTGATATTTTCCTAATAATACTTTTATTACATTTAAAGCAAAAAACATGAAGCACAATTTAATAAAATTTCCAACGGAAAATGGTACAATTAATATAGATTATTGAATATGTTGATGCAAATTCTTTGATAATTAAAATAATAGCAACGTTGTAGACAACATTAACGGCTATTTACCAAAATGTATTTTCTGTTTTTACCGAAACATATTCTCCGCTTTCCTGTTTTTTTGGAAGATAATGAATTTTAAGAATCTTGTAAGTTACTCCAACATCATAAAACCCACCTAGGAATAATTAATTAAAAAAGCTTATTTTATCCAAACAGTTTAATAAAACTCTCAACTTCACGTTCAAAATCTTCGAATTCTGATTCTAAAATATAATACGAGCAGATTTGATCATTATCATCCAAGAATTTCATAAGAGAACCATCTTCAAATTTAACCTGCAATCTTATGCCGTCTTCGTTTTCTGTTGATTCAATTATTTCATCTGCTTTATCATAATATCCAAAGTCTAAACCCTTAAATAATGGAGCATCTTCGTCGAACCATTTATTATTGAACCTTTTTAATAAATCAAAATTATCAGATATCCTGCTGTTTAATTTTGTCACAAAATCATATTCGGATTTGCTTCCGTCAAATTCAGATAAAAGAAAATTTAATACTGATATTTGGTAGCCTAGAGAACATTTTTTTAATTCATTATACCAATCAAGATAAGATTGTTCGCGGTCATAAATATTCAATAAATCGAAATCATAAGTAAGTTCGCTCCATCCAATATCTACATATCGTTGAAACGGTTCCGCGAGAGATTTTGTATATTCAATTACTCTATTCATTTTATTTTTTTTAAACAGTGTTACTTTTCATTTTAAGCAATAATTCTGCGTATTTCAATTTTTGCTCTTTCTGAAATGACCATATAGGGCCTACTTTATGCCCAATTGTACCACCTCTCTTTCTTGCTTCCTGAAGATACAAAAAAGAATGTATCACAAGTTCCTCCCATTTCAATAACAATTCAATATGTATTTCGTTAGCGCGTTCGGAAGTAATTGAATCCAAAACAGGTTCCCATGTTTTTCTTTCATAAAATTGCTCCCACCTTTTCTTTTTTTCGGATTGGATGAGTTCAATTTCAACTAGGATAGGATTATTAAATGAAATCAATTTTGTTGTTTCAAGCAACAACATAAATTGATCCCAAGTTCTAAAAACATCTTCTTTTTTCTCGTCAATCATATTTTTAATTTTTATTAAGGAAATAATTTAATTAAACGAAAAATTGAGAAGCTTATCAAGTTCAATCTTTTCTTTATAAGGGATTAATAAAATATGTTTTGCCGTTGTTTGAATAGAAAACAGATGTTCAGGACTTCCCAAACTGAATGAGCCTCCGATAAATTCCTTATTTTCGTTAAAGTAAATCAATTGAAAGGGTGTGATTTCGGTTAAATCCAAAACAGTATTTAACTGTTCGTGTTTTATAGAAAACAAGTGAGACTGATTGTTGATAATACCATGATTGCGGACAATAGTGGTCGTAAAATCAATTGCGATTAGGTTAATCGAAAGTGTTTGAATATTGTTTTCAAACTTTAAAATTATTTCAGAGGTATTCATATTTTAAAAAAATTAAAAGATTATGCTTTTAAGGTAAAAGCGTTTATTATTTTTCTATTTATACCAAATGCTTCAAAAGGTAACCCATAAAAAAATAAAAATTTACTCCAACAACACAAATCCAGCCCAATAATAAGGCAATTGATATTTACTTTTTATGATATTCTGCGCTTTTTTAAGGGATTCTTTTTTTGAAAAACCCTTCAAATAAAACTCATAAAAATGCACCATTAATTCAGAAGTAGATTTATCGGGAACTTGCCACAAACTTACAATCATAGATTTTGCTCCAGCCAATTTAAATGCTCTTTGAAGTCCAAAAACGCCTTCACTTCCCTTAATAGAACCCAAACCTGTTTCACAAGCAGATAAAACAATTAAATCAACATTCGACAAATCCATTTGTGAAATTTCAAAAGAGTTTAATATTCCATCATTTTTAGTATCTGTAGAATTATTGTTTGCATTAGAAAAAATCAAACCACTTTTTAGCAGAACATTATCGATACTATTATCATCCAACCCATTAAACACACTACCAAAAGCATTATAAAATCCGTGGGTAGCAATATGGATGATATCAAAATTACGACCATTAAGTTTTCTGAAATTTTCTTCAGAAGCGACATTCTGGGAGAAAACTGAAACTTTCTTTTCAGCCGTAGCTTCAAAAATTGACTTTATCCGATTAACTTCGTTTTTAGAGTATGGCAAAAAAGTATACTTTAATTTATTTGACCCAATTCTGTTTTGTGACTTTAAATTCTCATGGTTTTTGTTCTCACCATAATTTATGTTTCCGAATAATGCGATACTGTACTTTTTTGAAGTTCCTTTTTTTATTTCTATAAGTTCTTTTGTGCTTCCTAAATAAGTAATATCAATATCTTTTTCATTCAATAATGCCGGAAATGAAATGGAATGGAGCAGGCCACTTACAGATAAATAAATCTTGTCATTGCTGGAGATTTTATTCTCAATATTTTTCCAAATCAAATTGCTTAATTTTTCTTTGTTTTTTAGATAAATAGAATTTATCCTTTCTTTAGTGTCACCTTTCTTATTTAGAATATTTGACAATTCACTTTCCAAAAATAATGGAATAACTTCTGGTAAATTGGAATTGTTTTTTATCAACAATGCGAAATAACCTCTGTCATTCTTTCCTGTTTTGTTTACTGGAACATTTATTATTTCGATAGCAATTTCTTTTTCATCCAGTGAATTCTTAATGTCTTCCCATTTAATTGCAGTTGGATCTATAAAGTGATAATTTGAATCAGATGCTATTTGTTCTATTAAGCCTCTTTGTTTTCTATTTAAATTATATTCGATTTCTTTCGATTTAGTATGAAGCAATTTTTCTTTTTCTTCTAAAAGACTTTGATAGCTCTTTTTTAAATTCGAATTAGCAACATTCAAATAAGATCGAATATTTTGATTGGAATACAAGGCAATGTTCTTTAAAGCTAAAGTATTATTATACAAATGCGTTCCTGATTTTTCATTCCCTACATTAATGTAAATACTGTTTATTATCTCAAATTTTCTTTCAGTATTTATTGAAAAACTCACTTTCTCATCTTCGGTAAGAAAAAAATAGTTATCCGTTAATTTTTGATAATAATATTTTTCAAGTTCTTCAAGAGTAGACTGATTTGCATTTTTATTCGATTCAACAGATGTCGAATTCAATAAAGTACTATAATACAGATCTTTATTTATTTCTTTATTCGGTTTTAAAATAGACAAAGCTTCATTGTAATTTTTTTGTGCCAAATGAAAATTTCCTATGCTACCGTAAAAACTAGCCAATTGATTCAAAGACACCAGATATTCAGAACTATTTCCTCCTGATTTTTCTTTGGTTATTTGTACTAATTCTTTAAAACAATTTTCGGATTCCTTAAATAGTTCGTCATTCAAATTTGGCTTATCTGAAAAGAATCCTTTTACTTTTTGCCACCAGTTTTTATCTATAATTGCTTCATTTCCACGATTGTTTAATGCAGAAGAATAACAGTAGCTAGCTTTTGTAGATAAATACAGACTGTAAATTGCTTTCTTTTGTTTTTTTTCAGCAATAGGAATGGATTTTAATAATAAACCAGAAGCTTTTTCAAAATTTTGAAAATATAATTCACTTGCCGTGGCAAGCAAAAGGAGGCCTAAATAATTAGATGAAGTTTTACTTAAATCCGTTTTTTCATAAAGCGTAAGATTTTCTAATTGAAGTCTCATAGCTTTAGATATATCTCCAACCCTTAAAGCTTGATCACCAAAGAGCATGTTGCTGTTTATGATATAATAAACATCTTCTTGGTCAGAGTTTTTATTTAGCTCATTAAGTTTGCTGAAATAATTTTCCGCCTTGATATAGTTTCCTTTTTGCAAATTAATCTCGGCCAATGAAAGAGTTGGAAATATTGCTAAATTATTCTTCTCCTGTTTTAACAAATCAGAATTTACCAATTCCAATCCTGCATTAAATAACGATTCAGATTTTAAAATAAATTTTTGGTCTGACTTTAAACAATGAGCATAGCTGACTAATGCAGAATATTTGTTTATTAGTTTTTGTTTTCTGTCAAAATTCGATTTACTATATAGCTTAGTAAGAAAAAGATAGTTTGGTATTTCACTCCTATTTGTCTCTTTTTCGTAGGATGACTTTGCATATTCAAAAGCTGAATTTTTATCACCTTCTTGTAAATATTCTTCTGTTTTATTAAGATTACTATATTTATCAGAAAGATTTTTCGAGATATATAATGAAAAACCTGAAGAATAAAAATAGTTAAAAATAGACATAACTACCCCCAATAATAAAACTCCAAATAGTTGTATGAATTCTTTCTTATTAGCTTGTTTTTTTAAAATTGAAATTAATGAGGAAATCAATAAACCAATAATGATGATTACAAAAACTAATATGAATAGTGCAAAAATAGCTATTCGCAATAACTCCCAAAAATAGTTGAATCCCCAAAAACCTTCTGGATTAGCAATGTACCATATCAAATATAAAAAGTTGATAACCAAATACATTACAAACAGAAATACTAATAGATTTAAAATAGTAGTAGCTTTCTTTTTAACATAATCAAGATTTAAAACCATCTCATATTGTCTAAAATTTCCTGTGCTGTATTTGAATATTTACTATTTGTATGAACTAGAGAAATTAATAAATCTTTTGCTTTCCTCTTTTCGTTTTGATTGATGTAGCCCAAAGCTAAATGAAACTTTACTTCATCTGCAAATTCATAATTGGCTATTGTACTAAGATATTCTAAATTAGAAACTGCTTGATTTACTTCATCTGTTTTTAATTGGGCTATTGCTAGAAACAATAAAAGCTGATTGTTTTTTTCTTTAGGGTTTAAAGTAATCAGCAATTGTTTTGATTTTTCAAAATTGTTGTTTTTAAACAACTCAATCGCTTCCATTGCTTCATCAGTTTCTGATTTTGTATAATTTTGGAATAAGATTTCTCCTCCTCTTACGTCTCCTGATTCAGAAATTGTTGCCATTTTTTGATAATCTATAGACTGGATAATTGATTCGTCAGAATTATATTGGGAAAAAAGGTTCTCATTAGATAACTTATTAGGTTGCCAAATCATAAATCCAATAATAAAAATTGCAACTATACTGGCATATTTCATCCAAGACAAAGAAATGACTTTCGTTTTCTCTTTTTCATTGGTCAACATAGAAATTACAGGTACAGAATCTTGTTCCTCTAATTCGCTATCCCATTGCTTAAACTTAGCTTTCAAGTCTTCACGTCCTTGTTTTTTCGCAACACGGATAATGTCATCTTCAGAGAGTTCAAAAGCCAGGCGATCATACGAATTTGGCAAATCTTCCTTTATTCGTTGTCGTTCCACCTTTTTAATGGCTTGTTCCAATGTTTGAAAAAACTGTATTTCCTTTAAAAAAATTGCATTACCGGTTTTAAGCAAATATTCCGTTGCTCCTGACGACCGTCCTAACACATAACTTTCGGCCAAATCTTTTATGAATTTCGAATAAAAAACGGATAATTTAGATATTACCTTTTCAGGATCAGATAATTCTAAACTATAAATAGAAACATAAACCGGCTTTGTGTCTTCATCAATATGTAATAAACCGGTAGTTAATTTTTTCCAAAAAACGGCATCACATTTTTCCAAGGAAAACTTTGGATCTTTTTCCAATTGGGGGAAAACGATATTTTTTACAATTTCAATAGCTGTTTTCATTTCTAAGCATTCAATACATTAAAAGCTATTTTCTCTAATCGTTTTTGGCATTTTGCCTTTTGGTTTTTAGTATTATCAGAATTACTGTACCCAAAATGCTGGGTCAATTCATTCATTGATTTTTTATGGTACCAAAATAAAGTCAGCATTTCGTAACAATGACCTCCAGCTTCTTTTATCGTCAATAAAGCACGTTCAATTGCCGTAAATTGCGATTCCTTTGGGTCTTCTATTTCATCCAAAGAATCGGTAATACTGGATTTATAACCCATTGGATTTTCATCGTCGTCATCTTTTCTACCATCAGCGTCATAATCAGAATACAACTTCTCCTTGCCCAATTTATTTAACAACTGAAAACGGCAAACGGAATTCAAATAAGTTTGTAAGGATGCGGTTAATTCAAAATCCCCTTTGATGATTTTTTCATACAAAACCAACATCGAATCATGAAAAACATCATCCAGTTCATAATCGCTTTTCGTTCCATGGGTCATTTTTCGCATAAACTGAATGCTATACGATTTACATCGCTTGTAAACTTCTCCGAGGTAATCTTGATTTTGGTGTATCAGTTTTACTAATTCAGCATCTGTCAAATGTTGAAACTTTGTTGTAGTAATTTGTGGCATTTATAGAATATTTTGCAAGTCGTATTTAATCGTCACAAAATAAGAATTATTTTTTTGATTAAGCCCCAATTACAGAAAGAATCACCTTTATGGCCTAGAATAAAAACAATAACAATCTCTCAAATTATTTCGAGAGATTGTTATTGTTTACAGACTTACTGTTTAATAAAAACGGAACCGCTAACAGCTGTCCATTCAATTTTATTATTGGCCAATTTTCTAAACGAATAAATCACTGATTGGCCTGCATAATACTTTATTTCGGCAGTATAAGTAGTCTCCGTAGTAGTTTCTGTTACAGTAACAGAATTGCCAGGTTGTCTCATTTGATTTACGTAATCCTGTTGGCATTGTTTGGCAATGCCTGAATTAGTGAAACAAAAATCATTTGTTGAGAAGCTAAATGTTACACCGGCGACTCCTGGGAGACTGCTTTGTTGTTCCCATACGCCTTGAATCCAAGCTGGAGGATGAAAATCTGAATTAGAAGAATTGGTATTGTCATCAGAATTGGAACAGGAAAATAATAAGAAGATGCCAAATAAGAAGAGTAATTTTTTCATGCTAAGTAATTTTTAAATTTCTTGCTAACAGTTGGCAAGAGATTGACAATAATTGATTTAGAGCTTTTTTTTAATTTTAGTTAACGTATGACTTGTTTCCGTTGCTGTTGATATAATACGTTCCGCCTCTTGGCCCTGTATAGATGGTTGGAGATGTACTATAACTTGGAGTTGAATAAGTTGTTGTAGGTGCTGTATATGTGGGAGTATAAGTAGGAGCCGAATAAGTACTAGTATTGCTATAAGTTGGAGCACTGTAATTACTAGAAGTAGTTCTTGTCGTCGTGTAACCGTCTCTCGGTTTTGTTCCTGCTTCTCCAGTGTATGGATTCACATTTCCAATGGTACTATAATTGTCATTTCGGGTGTAATTTGGCACTGTTCTTTGATGCGGTTGAACATATGTGCCATTACTTCTGTAATATCCTCTAACGGAAACTTGGGCAAAAGATAAAACTGTAGTAAATAAAAAAGCGATAAGGAAAAGTAAATTTTTCATAATAAGTAAATTTAAAATTGTTAATGTTTATTTGTTTATACTCATTAATAAGGGAACAGTAAAAAGGTAACCCTCGATTTTATTTTATTTTCACTTAAAACATAAAAATCTTTTAAGTGAAAATAAAATAACAGTGAATTGTAATATTACAGCAACAGCAATTTTTTCTGAAGACAAATGGAAAATCTTAAAAT carries:
- a CDS encoding sigma-70 family RNA polymerase sigma factor; the protein is MPQITTTKFQHLTDAELVKLIHQNQDYLGEVYKRCKSYSIQFMRKMTHGTKSDYELDDVFHDSMLVLYEKIIKGDFELTASLQTYLNSVCRFQLLNKLGKEKLYSDYDADGRKDDDDENPMGYKSSITDSLDEIEDPKESQFTAIERALLTIKEAGGHCYEMLTLFWYHKKSMNELTQHFGYSNSDNTKNQKAKCQKRLEKIAFNVLNA
- a CDS encoding CHAT domain-containing protein gives rise to the protein MVLNLDYVKKKATTILNLLVFLFVMYLVINFLYLIWYIANPEGFWGFNYFWELLRIAIFALFILVFVIIIIGLLISSLISILKKQANKKEFIQLFGVLLLGVVMSIFNYFYSSGFSLYISKNLSDKYSNLNKTEEYLQEGDKNSAFEYAKSSYEKETNRSEIPNYLFLTKLYSKSNFDRKQKLINKYSALVSYAHCLKSDQKFILKSESLFNAGLELVNSDLLKQEKNNLAIFPTLSLAEINLQKGNYIKAENYFSKLNELNKNSDQEDVYYIINSNMLFGDQALRVGDISKAMRLQLENLTLYEKTDLSKTSSNYLGLLLLATASELYFQNFEKASGLLLKSIPIAEKKQKKAIYSLYLSTKASYCYSSALNNRGNEAIIDKNWWQKVKGFFSDKPNLNDELFKESENCFKELVQITKEKSGGNSSEYLVSLNQLASFYGSIGNFHLAQKNYNEALSILKPNKEINKDLYYSTLLNSTSVESNKNANQSTLEELEKYYYQKLTDNYFFLTEDEKVSFSINTERKFEIINSIYINVGNEKSGTHLYNNTLALKNIALYSNQNIRSYLNVANSNLKKSYQSLLEEKEKLLHTKSKEIEYNLNRKQRGLIEQIASDSNYHFIDPTAIKWEDIKNSLDEKEIAIEIINVPVNKTGKNDRGYFALLIKNNSNLPEVIPLFLESELSNILNKKGDTKERINSIYLKNKEKLSNLIWKNIENKISSNDKIYLSVSGLLHSISFPALLNEKDIDITYLGSTKELIEIKKGTSKKYSIALFGNINYGENKNHENLKSQNRIGSNKLKYTFLPYSKNEVNRIKSIFEATAEKKVSVFSQNVASEENFRKLNGRNFDIIHIATHGFYNAFGSVFNGLDDNSIDNVLLKSGLIFSNANNNSTDTKNDGILNSFEISQMDLSNVDLIVLSACETGLGSIKGSEGVFGLQRAFKLAGAKSMIVSLWQVPDKSTSELMVHFYEFYLKGFSKKESLKKAQNIIKSKYQLPYYWAGFVLLE